In Haloplanus rubicundus, one DNA window encodes the following:
- a CDS encoding SHOCT domain-containing protein, translated as MSSSNQLDTTTIILLILGAIVVLPLLTMGMGFGGMTGYGGMMGYGGTGGWWPFVGMLVPLIFLLIFLGGGYLVFRRMSETQASRDPAMEELRTAYARGDLTDDEFEVRRERLERSE; from the coding sequence ATGTCTTCATCGAACCAACTCGACACTACGACCATTATCCTCCTCATCCTCGGGGCAATCGTTGTCTTGCCCTTGCTCACGATGGGGATGGGCTTCGGCGGGATGACGGGATACGGCGGGATGATGGGTTATGGCGGTACTGGTGGGTGGTGGCCGTTCGTCGGGATGCTCGTCCCGCTGATCTTCCTCCTTATCTTTCTCGGCGGTGGCTACCTCGTCTTCCGGCGCATGAGCGAAACGCAGGCTTCTCGAGATCCCGCGATGGAGGAACTCCGCACGGCATACGCTCGTGGAGACCTCACTGACGACGAGTTCGAGGTCCGCCGCGAGAGGCTTGAACGGTCGGAGTAA
- a CDS encoding helix-turn-helix transcriptional regulator, translating into MNRRRADTVVGGLVAAILIVGGVLSWQAYQQQQAFDQMGSMMGTSMGAVHGTNPLWYVLGTLLVSAVIGGGYLVIRDELSSTDAPDRSQMEMTNSTDPESAESPEEDTQSAGNLNPEAQPQARILDLLPDDERRILEPVLSSPGITQIELRDRSDFSKSKVSQTVSALEKRGLLYRERQGRTYRIYPSDDLQEKQMN; encoded by the coding sequence ATGAATCGACGGCGAGCCGATACAGTAGTCGGTGGCTTGGTCGCTGCCATCCTCATCGTCGGCGGGGTGCTCAGCTGGCAAGCGTACCAGCAACAGCAGGCCTTCGACCAGATGGGGTCGATGATGGGCACGTCGATGGGAGCAGTTCATGGAACGAATCCGCTCTGGTACGTCCTCGGAACTCTCCTCGTCTCGGCCGTCATCGGTGGGGGATATCTCGTGATTCGGGACGAACTCAGTAGCACGGACGCACCCGACCGCTCACAGATGGAGATGACGAATTCGACCGATCCTGAGAGTGCCGAATCGCCGGAGGAAGACACCCAATCGGCGGGGAATCTCAATCCAGAGGCTCAGCCACAGGCACGCATATTAGACCTCTTGCCGGATGATGAGCGCCGGATCCTCGAACCGGTCCTCTCCTCGCCCGGCATCACACAGATCGAACTCAGGGACCGCTCGGACTTCTCGAAGAGCAAGGTGAGCCAGACGGTGAGTGCTCTCGAGAAACGCGGCCTGTTGTACCGCGAGCGCCAAGGGCGGACGTATCGTATCTATCCGAGTGACGACCTACAAGAGAAGCAAATGAACTAG
- a CDS encoding SHOCT domain-containing protein — protein MTQLTTHIGRTARRLAILAVPLLVAATGTAAAHGSGSYGGGMMGGGWGLFGGAMGLWGLLWMGLLVAVPLYIVYALLNRESGGNEEQSLSVLRERYARGEVSDDEFDRRRKQLERTG, from the coding sequence ATGACGCAACTCACCACTCACATCGGACGCACTGCTCGTCGACTCGCGATCCTCGCAGTCCCGCTGCTGGTCGCGGCGACAGGAACGGCTGCTGCCCACGGTAGTGGGAGCTACGGCGGCGGCATGATGGGCGGCGGCTGGGGCCTCTTCGGCGGAGCGATGGGGCTCTGGGGACTCCTCTGGATGGGGCTCCTCGTCGCCGTTCCGCTCTACATCGTCTATGCGCTCCTCAACCGCGAATCCGGCGGGAACGAGGAACAGTCGCTGTCGGTTCTCCGTGAGCGCTACGCCCGCGGTGAGGTCTCGGACGACGAATTCGATCGACGGCGAAAACAACTGGAACGTACCGGATGA
- a CDS encoding TRAM domain-containing protein yields the protein MEISEELECLFSASIVEQDGSSVIEVPERELQLGDLQQGETYRVALVSSPTQSESEQTEQAEPESQQQRQPPEPPVEEGETREVEIEDLGEQGDGITRVERGFVVIVPDTKKSERVNIEITDVRQNVAFAEVVERLSYYE from the coding sequence ATGGAGATTTCTGAAGAACTCGAATGTTTGTTTTCAGCCTCGATCGTAGAACAGGACGGATCGTCCGTGATTGAGGTCCCCGAGCGCGAACTGCAACTGGGTGACCTACAGCAAGGAGAAACATATCGCGTCGCACTCGTATCTTCTCCGACACAGAGCGAGTCGGAACAGACCGAACAGGCTGAACCGGAATCACAGCAACAGCGTCAGCCACCGGAGCCACCAGTTGAGGAAGGTGAGACTCGGGAAGTCGAGATTGAAGACCTCGGCGAACAGGGTGATGGCATTACTCGGGTTGAACGTGGCTTCGTCGTAATCGTACCTGATACCAAAAAGAGTGAGCGAGTCAACATTGAGATCACCGATGTACGGCAAAACGTCGCCTTCGCCGAGGTTGTCGAACGGTTGAGTTACTACGAGTGA
- a CDS encoding winged helix-turn-helix domain-containing protein, producing the protein MSGRERVRHVVELLDEPTPVQEIADRADVSRTTADDELQRLKSDDWVTETTLEGTKAYDLNPVRMLFDEVTDLIEAHSRDELESQLTELKEEQEALATEYDVSSLDEFRERLADEELSAEELRERRNVIATWDAINTELGLVKHALQLYDDVSELSSPRTDSPSTLA; encoded by the coding sequence ATGAGTGGGCGTGAGCGCGTCCGGCACGTCGTGGAATTGCTGGACGAGCCAACGCCGGTTCAGGAGATCGCAGACCGAGCAGATGTCTCGCGCACGACGGCCGACGATGAACTCCAGCGCTTGAAGAGTGACGATTGGGTCACTGAGACGACGCTTGAAGGGACGAAGGCGTACGACCTGAACCCAGTCCGGATGCTCTTCGACGAAGTGACGGACTTGATCGAGGCCCACTCGCGTGACGAACTGGAGAGCCAGCTCACGGAGCTGAAGGAGGAACAGGAAGCGCTGGCGACGGAGTACGACGTCAGTTCACTCGACGAGTTCCGAGAACGGCTCGCTGACGAGGAACTCTCTGCAGAGGAACTCCGTGAACGTCGCAACGTGATCGCGACGTGGGATGCGATCAATACGGAACTCGGGCTCGTGAAGCACGCTCTCCAACTGTACGACGATGTCAGCGAACTCTCGTCACCGCGGACTGACTCTCCCTCGACGCTCGCCTGA
- a CDS encoding DUF302 domain-containing protein gives MNYTIQTAVTGEFDDVVDTTIAALEDEGFGVLCDIDIQATLKEKLGEEFRQYRILGACNPPLAYEGLTEEIELGALLPCNVIVYETVDGDIVVSAVDPKQLVSIADNDALDSVATEVNERFERVLSAVTDELESMSEA, from the coding sequence ATAAACTATACAATACAAACAGCAGTAACCGGCGAATTCGACGACGTCGTCGACACGACGATCGCAGCGCTCGAAGACGAAGGATTCGGCGTCCTCTGTGACATCGACATCCAGGCGACGCTCAAGGAGAAACTCGGCGAAGAATTCCGCCAGTACCGCATTCTCGGTGCATGCAATCCCCCGCTGGCATACGAGGGGCTGACCGAAGAAATCGAACTCGGCGCACTCCTCCCGTGTAACGTCATCGTCTACGAAACCGTTGACGGCGATATCGTTGTGAGTGCTGTCGATCCGAAGCAACTGGTCAGCATCGCGGACAACGATGCGCTCGACTCGGTCGCGACCGAGGTCAACGAGCGGTTCGAGCGTGTTCTCTCGGCCGTGACGGACGAACTAGAATCCATGTCGGAGGCCTGA
- a CDS encoding DUF7837 family putative zinc-binding protein, whose protein sequence is MTGKTPKHGRCLECDESISAAHILVEYEKDDGTTGILAECSVCDDVVRSE, encoded by the coding sequence ATAACCGGCAAGACTCCGAAACACGGGCGATGTCTGGAGTGTGATGAGAGTATTTCTGCTGCACATATCTTAGTCGAATATGAGAAAGACGATGGGACGACTGGAATCTTGGCAGAGTGTTCGGTTTGCGATGATGTCGTAAGGTCCGAGTGA
- a CDS encoding permease — MQAALVDGIFESLRIGVGFLWTAAWAIIMGLVITSLVQVYVSKERMAQILGTDDLSGLTKATVFGAASSGCSFGAVAIGKGLFKKGGHVVNVLAFMFASTNLIVELGLMILILLGWEFLVAELLGGIILIAVMALLVHVTLPENLFDEVRQKLNERDQEHGVTEDPTCGMEGKDEYSLTTDGGETLKFCSEGCMETYEQETASSGEWRDELLSWGGWYKVGNQYRKEWSMIWKDVVAGFLISGFVIVFVPQWVWNALFLQGDGLLVSAENAVMGVVIAVLSFVGSMGNVPFAVALWGGGVSFAGVIAFVYADLITIPVLNVYRKYYGWKVMLYILGIFFVTMAFTGFLMEVLFDAFGIVPDLAGGETATKQTYFELNYTFYLNIIAFALSGYLLYVYRRGLGAPGQYRDPVCGMRTDDSGPSLSHDGETYYFCSDRCKRSFEKHPSEFAQHPQVSETGSSQSHEHH, encoded by the coding sequence ATGCAAGCCGCCCTCGTCGACGGAATCTTCGAGTCGTTGCGGATCGGCGTCGGTTTCCTCTGGACCGCCGCGTGGGCGATCATCATGGGGCTCGTCATCACGAGTCTCGTCCAGGTCTACGTCTCGAAGGAGCGGATGGCCCAGATCCTTGGAACTGATGACCTGAGTGGACTCACCAAAGCAACGGTGTTCGGCGCCGCGAGTAGCGGCTGTAGCTTCGGGGCCGTCGCTATTGGGAAGGGGCTGTTCAAAAAGGGTGGGCACGTCGTGAACGTCCTCGCGTTCATGTTCGCCTCGACGAATCTCATCGTTGAGCTCGGTCTGATGATCCTGATCCTCCTCGGCTGGGAGTTTCTGGTCGCAGAACTCCTCGGCGGCATCATCCTCATCGCCGTGATGGCGCTGCTCGTCCACGTGACGCTCCCCGAGAACCTCTTCGACGAGGTGCGGCAGAAACTGAACGAACGCGACCAGGAACACGGTGTCACCGAGGATCCGACCTGCGGGATGGAAGGCAAAGACGAGTACTCGCTGACGACCGACGGTGGCGAGACACTGAAGTTCTGCTCGGAAGGCTGTATGGAAACCTATGAGCAGGAGACCGCAAGTAGCGGTGAGTGGCGCGATGAGCTGCTCTCGTGGGGGGGCTGGTACAAAGTCGGGAACCAATACCGCAAGGAGTGGTCGATGATCTGGAAAGACGTCGTTGCGGGCTTTCTCATCTCAGGATTCGTCATTGTGTTCGTCCCGCAGTGGGTGTGGAACGCGCTCTTCCTCCAAGGCGATGGGTTGCTTGTCAGCGCGGAGAATGCGGTTATGGGCGTCGTCATCGCGGTTCTCAGCTTCGTCGGCAGCATGGGCAATGTCCCGTTCGCCGTCGCGCTCTGGGGCGGTGGGGTCAGCTTCGCGGGCGTTATTGCGTTCGTATACGCCGATCTCATCACCATCCCCGTCCTGAACGTCTACCGGAAGTACTACGGCTGGAAGGTGATGCTGTATATCCTCGGCATCTTCTTCGTGACGATGGCCTTTACGGGCTTCCTCATGGAGGTGCTATTCGACGCCTTCGGCATCGTCCCGGATCTGGCCGGAGGAGAGACTGCAACCAAACAGACGTACTTCGAACTCAACTACACCTTCTACCTCAACATCATCGCGTTCGCCCTCTCTGGCTACCTCCTCTACGTGTATCGCCGTGGCCTCGGTGCCCCCGGCCAGTACCGCGACCCCGTCTGTGGGATGCGAACCGACGACAGTGGGCCGAGCCTCTCCCACGATGGCGAGACGTACTACTTCTGTTCGGATCGATGCAAGCGATCGTTCGAGAAGCACCCCTCCGAATTCGCACAACACCCACAGGTCTCGGAGACGGGGTCTTCCCAGAGCCATGAACATCACTGA
- a CDS encoding saccharopine dehydrogenase family protein — MPDTKRQHDMVVWGATGVAGRLVAEFLTEQYDPDALTLAIGGRNEERLEALAADLTVGTEWDDVPILLGDATDPKSLREIAASTAVVCTTVGPYTTYGTPLVEACIDARTDYCDLTGEVNWIRETVDRFHDAAVEAETRIVHSCGFDSVPADIGTALVQSFARETFGVPCEAVRIYLEDGSGGVSGGTLASFGELFEAASEDPVVRRTLVNPYSLAPPGERKGVDPGEQRWPRKDPLRDEWTAPSPMAPINERIVRRSNALLGYPWGREFRCSEVVPTGRGLRGAATAGAVAGGLGLFSAVMSVGPLRSGIRKYVFPDPGEGPTSEETEQGYFTVRVLGRGTTDDDPFTVEAQFGADWGPGYGATARMLGETGMCLREDDTDSPLSGGVLTPAAAIGTPLADRLRAVGFTATVGEATGMGDE, encoded by the coding sequence ATGCCCGACACCAAACGACAGCACGACATGGTCGTCTGGGGTGCCACGGGCGTCGCCGGACGGCTCGTCGCCGAGTTCCTCACCGAGCAGTACGACCCGGACGCGCTCACGCTGGCGATTGGCGGCCGGAACGAGGAGCGTCTCGAAGCGCTGGCGGCCGACCTCACCGTGGGGACCGAGTGGGACGACGTTCCGATACTCCTCGGCGACGCGACCGACCCGAAGAGTCTCCGGGAGATAGCCGCCAGCACGGCAGTCGTCTGCACGACCGTCGGCCCGTACACCACGTACGGCACACCGTTGGTCGAGGCGTGTATCGACGCCAGAACCGACTACTGCGACCTGACCGGCGAAGTGAACTGGATCCGCGAGACTGTCGACCGGTTCCACGACGCGGCGGTTGAGGCGGAGACGCGTATCGTCCACAGTTGCGGGTTCGACTCCGTGCCTGCAGACATCGGGACCGCGCTCGTCCAGTCGTTCGCCCGCGAGACGTTCGGTGTCCCCTGCGAAGCGGTCCGCATTTACCTCGAGGACGGCAGCGGGGGCGTCAGCGGCGGCACGCTGGCCAGCTTCGGTGAACTGTTCGAAGCCGCCTCTGAGGACCCGGTGGTCCGGCGGACGCTAGTGAACCCATACTCGCTGGCCCCGCCCGGCGAGCGCAAGGGCGTCGACCCGGGCGAACAGCGGTGGCCCCGGAAGGACCCGTTGCGGGACGAGTGGACGGCACCGTCGCCGATGGCCCCCATCAACGAGCGCATCGTCAGGCGGAGCAACGCCCTCTTGGGCTACCCTTGGGGTCGGGAGTTCCGCTGTTCGGAGGTCGTTCCCACCGGGCGCGGCCTCAGAGGCGCGGCGACGGCGGGGGCGGTCGCCGGGGGTCTGGGATTGTTCTCGGCGGTGATGTCAGTCGGACCGCTCCGGTCGGGCATCCGGAAATACGTCTTCCCCGACCCGGGCGAGGGGCCGACGAGCGAGGAGACCGAACAGGGTTACTTCACGGTCCGGGTGCTCGGCCGCGGAACGACCGACGACGACCCCTTCACCGTCGAGGCGCAGTTCGGGGCCGACTGGGGACCGGGGTACGGCGCAACTGCGCGGATGCTCGGGGAGACTGGAATGTGCCTGCGAGAGGACGACACAGACTCGCCGCTCTCCGGCGGCGTGTTGACCCCCGCCGCTGCGATCGGGACGCCGCTGGCCGACCGCCTGCGTGCAGTCGGGTTCACCGCAACCGTGGGCGAGGCGACAGGGATGGGAGACGAGTAA
- a CDS encoding protein adenylyltransferase SelO: MVFSFDTTYKDLDSNLYSRVTPKSIANPKILVLNDRLCADLGLDITKLNAKILAGQDRLEEPIAQAYAGHQYGSFTVLGDGRAMILGEHVHDGNRYDIQLKGSGRTPYSGRGDGNATVSSMLREYLYSYAMQNLNIKTSRSLAVVETDEAVERRQTEPGATLVRVMNSHIRYGTFQYVAGQASDELRRFTDYVIDRHYPQLNEKDRTYLEFFDAVMQSSIEMVVDWLRVGFIHGVMNTDNMSIDGETFDYGPCAFMNYYDEETVFSSIDKHGRYAFGNQRPILRWNLERFAEALQPLCTQSALTYDEIEGKLDEFEDRFDAQYYTMMRRKLGINSDGEEELVDEFLEWLRKSNADYTNTFLELETPGTFDDPAFATAEFERLRNKLAAVGLDEELIQEANPRYIPRNYLVEEALDEYLETGDLSKFKRLLTVLENPYTSKDMGPQFQQPPPREFDAEYTTYCNT; encoded by the coding sequence ATGGTCTTTTCATTTGACACCACTTACAAAGATTTAGACTCAAACCTCTATTCGAGAGTAACGCCCAAAAGTATCGCTAATCCCAAAATTTTGGTTCTTAATGACAGGCTATGTGCTGATCTTGGATTGGATATAACGAAGCTCAATGCTAAGATTCTAGCAGGCCAGGACCGCTTGGAAGAACCAATCGCCCAAGCATATGCAGGCCACCAGTATGGAAGTTTTACCGTCTTGGGCGATGGGAGAGCGATGATACTCGGCGAACATGTGCACGATGGTAATAGATACGATATTCAACTGAAAGGGTCTGGTCGAACGCCGTACTCCGGAAGAGGCGATGGTAACGCAACTGTCAGCTCGATGCTCAGAGAGTACCTGTATTCATATGCGATGCAGAATCTAAACATCAAAACATCGAGAAGTCTGGCAGTCGTCGAAACTGACGAAGCAGTCGAACGACGACAGACAGAACCTGGAGCCACCCTTGTCCGAGTGATGAACAGTCACATTCGATACGGGACCTTCCAGTACGTTGCAGGCCAGGCATCCGACGAACTACGGCGATTCACTGACTACGTTATTGACCGGCACTACCCGCAATTAAATGAAAAAGATCGTACGTACCTAGAGTTCTTCGATGCAGTCATGCAGTCGTCGATTGAGATGGTCGTTGACTGGTTACGTGTCGGATTCATTCATGGCGTCATGAATACGGATAATATGAGTATCGATGGAGAAACATTTGATTACGGACCCTGTGCCTTCATGAATTACTATGATGAGGAGACGGTGTTCAGCTCAATCGATAAGCACGGGCGATATGCATTCGGAAACCAGCGACCCATCTTGCGGTGGAATCTCGAACGGTTCGCAGAGGCACTCCAACCGCTGTGTACACAGTCAGCGCTCACGTATGATGAAATCGAAGGCAAACTAGACGAGTTCGAGGATCGATTTGATGCGCAATACTACACGATGATGCGGAGGAAACTGGGGATCAACTCAGATGGCGAGGAAGAACTCGTCGATGAATTCTTGGAGTGGCTTCGCAAATCGAACGCAGACTATACCAATACGTTCCTCGAATTAGAGACGCCCGGTACGTTTGATGACCCAGCGTTTGCAACTGCAGAATTCGAACGGCTTAGGAATAAGTTGGCTGCTGTCGGCCTGGATGAGGAGTTGATACAGGAAGCCAATCCGCGGTATATCCCCCGCAACTACCTAGTTGAAGAGGCACTGGATGAGTATCTCGAAACTGGGGATCTATCCAAATTCAAGAGGTTACTGACCGTGTTGGAAAACCCCTATACATCGAAGGATATGGGTCCACAATTCCAGCAACCACCGCCACGAGAGTTCGATGCAGAGTATACAACGTACTGTAATACTTGA
- a CDS encoding SelT/SelW/SelH family protein codes for MADVRIEYCVPCGFLDRAEEVQHALLTSLGEELDAVALVTGDKGVFRVHVDGDTIYDKDEDGDYDVDALVATVRDRVD; via the coding sequence ATGGCCGACGTACGCATCGAATACTGCGTCCCGTGTGGCTTTCTCGACCGTGCCGAGGAGGTACAGCACGCCCTGCTCACGTCGCTGGGGGAGGAACTCGACGCCGTGGCGCTGGTGACCGGCGACAAGGGCGTCTTCCGTGTCCACGTCGACGGCGACACCATCTACGACAAGGACGAGGACGGCGACTACGACGTGGACGCCCTCGTGGCGACGGTGCGCGACCGGGTCGACTGA
- a CDS encoding NAD(P)H-binding protein: MRVLVVGATGFVGGRLVESLRSAGHEVVAFSRSASRSSFPDDVEIFEGDLADPASLEGLCDGIDAAYYLIHSLTAKNFADLDRTYARRFRERASAAGVDRVVYLSGISGDERNLSPHLASRREVESVLEAGSFDLTVLRAAIIIGAGSASFRIVDDLTDRLPVMTVPKWVSTPCQPIGIDDAVAYLIGVLDVEETRGGIYDIGAPTVWSYKSLLKLTAEEKGKRVLIVPVPVMSPGLSSHWLRLTTDVQYAIARPLAESMRNPVTVDPDRDLQSVVPIEQTSVEVAVQRALADG, translated from the coding sequence ATGCGTGTCCTCGTCGTTGGTGCAACTGGATTCGTCGGTGGTCGGCTCGTCGAGTCGCTGCGCTCGGCCGGCCACGAAGTCGTCGCCTTCTCTCGGAGTGCGAGTCGGTCGAGCTTTCCGGACGATGTCGAGATATTCGAAGGCGACCTCGCCGATCCGGCATCCTTGGAAGGGCTCTGTGACGGCATCGACGCGGCCTACTACCTCATCCACTCGCTGACAGCCAAGAATTTCGCGGATCTGGACCGAACTTACGCCCGCCGGTTCCGAGAGCGGGCGTCGGCGGCCGGCGTCGACAGGGTGGTCTACCTGAGCGGCATCAGCGGCGACGAGCGGAATCTCTCGCCACACCTCGCCTCCCGCCGGGAGGTCGAGTCGGTCCTCGAAGCGGGGAGCTTCGATCTGACCGTCCTCCGGGCGGCGATCATCATCGGTGCCGGCAGCGCGAGCTTCCGTATCGTCGACGACCTCACCGACCGGCTGCCCGTGATGACGGTCCCGAAGTGGGTGAGTACGCCGTGTCAGCCGATCGGCATCGACGACGCCGTCGCCTATCTCATCGGCGTCCTCGACGTCGAGGAGACCCGTGGCGGAATCTACGACATCGGCGCGCCAACAGTGTGGTCGTACAAATCACTGCTGAAGCTGACTGCCGAGGAGAAAGGCAAACGCGTGCTCATCGTGCCCGTCCCGGTGATGTCTCCGGGGCTCTCTTCGCACTGGCTCCGACTGACAACGGACGTCCAGTACGCCATCGCCCGCCCGCTGGCTGAGAGTATGCGGAACCCCGTGACGGTCGACCCCGACCGGGACCTGCAGTCAGTCGTTCCCATCGAGCAGACGTCGGTCGAGGTGGCGGTCCAGCGGGCGCTGGCGGATGGCTGA
- a CDS encoding DUF7437 domain-containing protein, with amino-acid sequence MATREANWDTPLDTGGEVFALLGNPRKAWIYTYIDHHPATTIQDVVGTLDLPQRTVYEYVGDLEAAGFVEQSNDGRPAEYTAHEIDLQLVAGDAERRITPELVEAIARRMRDDDVDTYIDRHGLDGLAVALDYAREYADGSVTHRIMAREQELSPLEAGVILDALRPVVED; translated from the coding sequence ATGGCGACGAGAGAAGCAAACTGGGATACTCCACTCGATACTGGTGGCGAGGTGTTCGCGCTCCTCGGGAATCCGCGAAAAGCGTGGATCTACACCTATATCGACCATCATCCGGCGACGACGATCCAGGATGTCGTCGGGACGCTCGATCTCCCACAGCGAACGGTCTACGAATACGTCGGCGACCTCGAAGCCGCGGGCTTCGTCGAACAGTCGAATGACGGACGGCCGGCGGAATATACCGCTCACGAGATCGATCTCCAACTGGTCGCAGGCGATGCCGAACGACGAATCACGCCGGAGCTAGTCGAGGCGATCGCCCGTCGAATGCGGGATGACGACGTCGATACGTACATCGATCGCCACGGGCTCGACGGGCTCGCCGTCGCACTCGACTACGCCCGTGAATACGCCGACGGGTCCGTCACACACCGGATTATGGCTCGTGAACAGGAACTCTCTCCGTTGGAAGCAGGCGTCATTTTGGATGCACTCCGGCCCGTCGTCGAGGACTGA
- a CDS encoding ABC transporter ATP-binding protein, which translates to MVEADGREAAALVADDVRKRYGDTVALDGVSLSIPTGEVFGLVGPNGAGKTTLVRALTGTTRCEGSIRVLGAAPDTVDAHRVGLLPQSFNPADRLTARELIAYYAGLYDEARAVDAVLDDVGLADDADTWYENLSGGQQRRACVGTALVNDPDVLFLDEPTTGIDPAGRRSLWALIDGLAAGGTTVLLTSHSMAEVERLADRVGLLRDGSLVAVGSPDELIADHGGDSHLLLDAPAVEAAAVSAALDAEVAERDGRLVVRNVTLADVGGVVADLEAAGVDFDSFTWAEPSLEDVYLRLTGETMDREASR; encoded by the coding sequence ATGGTCGAGGCCGACGGACGGGAGGCGGCGGCGCTCGTCGCCGACGATGTCCGCAAGCGCTACGGCGATACCGTGGCGCTCGACGGCGTGTCGCTCTCGATTCCCACGGGCGAGGTGTTCGGACTCGTCGGGCCGAACGGCGCAGGGAAGACGACGCTCGTCCGCGCGCTGACGGGGACGACCCGGTGTGAGGGGTCGATACGTGTCCTCGGAGCGGCGCCGGACACCGTCGACGCCCACCGCGTCGGTCTCCTCCCCCAGTCGTTCAACCCGGCGGACCGCCTCACGGCGCGGGAACTGATCGCCTACTACGCCGGCCTCTACGACGAGGCCCGCGCCGTCGACGCCGTCCTCGACGACGTGGGCCTCGCCGACGACGCCGACACCTGGTACGAGAACCTCTCGGGCGGCCAGCAACGCCGGGCCTGCGTGGGGACGGCACTCGTCAACGACCCCGACGTGCTCTTTCTGGACGAGCCGACGACGGGTATCGACCCCGCGGGCCGGCGGTCGCTGTGGGCGCTGATCGACGGCCTCGCGGCCGGCGGGACGACCGTCCTGCTCACCAGTCACTCGATGGCCGAGGTGGAGCGCCTCGCGGACCGCGTCGGTCTCCTCCGCGACGGCTCGCTCGTCGCCGTCGGCTCGCCGGACGAGTTGATCGCCGACCACGGCGGCGACAGTCACCTGCTTCTCGACGCCCCGGCCGTCGAAGCCGCGGCCGTCTCCGCGGCGCTCGACGCCGAGGTGGCCGAGCGCGACGGCCGACTCGTCGTCCGGAACGTCACGCTCGCGGACGTGGGTGGGGTCGTCGCCGACTTGGAGGCCGCGGGCGTCGACTTCGACTCCTTCACGTGGGCCGAGCCGAGTCTGGAGGACGTGTATCTCCGGCTGACCGGCGAGACGATGGACAGGGAGGCGAGCCGATGA